A genomic region of Melanotaenia boesemani isolate fMelBoe1 chromosome 21, fMelBoe1.pri, whole genome shotgun sequence contains the following coding sequences:
- the arf2b gene encoding ADP-ribosylation factor 2b, with translation MGNVFANLFKGLFGKKEMRILMVGLDAAGKTTILYKLKLGEIVTTIPTIGFNVETVEYKNISFTVWDVGGQDKIRPLWRHYFQNTQGLIFVVDSNDRERVNEAREELSRMLAEDELRDAVLLVFANKQDLPNAMNAAEITDKLGLHALRQRSWYIQATCATSGDGLYEGLDWLSNQLKNQK, from the exons ATGGGGAATGTATTCGCAAACTTATTCAAGGGCCTGTTTGGCAAAAAAGAGATGAGAATTCTCATGGTCGGGCTTGATGCTGCTGGAAAAACAACTATCCTATATAAACTGAAGCTTGGAGAGATAGTCACCACTATTCCCACCATTG GTTTTAATGTTGAAACAGTAGAATACAAGAACATTAGCTTCACAGTGTGGGATGTGGGCGGTCAGGACAAAATCAGGCCGCTGTGGCGCCACTACTTCCAGAACACTCAAG ggcTTATTTTTGTGGTGGACAGCAACGACAGGGAGAGAGTGAacgaggcgagagaggagctgTCCAGAATGCTCGCTGAGGACGAACTGAGAGACGCTGTGCTGCTTGTTTTTGCAAATAAACAG GATCTCCCCAACGCTATGAATGCTGCAGAGATCACAGACAAGCTGGGCCTACACGCCCTCCGCCAGCGCAGCTGGTACATCCAGGCCACCTGCGCCACCAGCGGGGACGGCTTGTACGAGGGCCTGGACTGGCTCTCCAACCAGCTGAAGAACCAGAAATGA
- the LOC121632225 gene encoding uncharacterized protein LOC121632225 isoform X1 — MLSDGDKEMAIPRMFNSNTPFIIVTGGSELSFLGKDNSSQGCEEETDPLVKAIAPHLSHVMQHGTAKQVVTEGFAENPCVSIVAQAEREDFQEFSPTSIRCRYLRSQLLQKHRFFNEDATLMTDTEDEEMDEAKLLYHHFQKKHRRKTRNRQKRQEEGEEPPVIQGLWVQEIDWLKTTSSAEVIPPPSQFTDSLPCCHGDLLHSCMYEVCSCPVDCVKGSEEVSLCRSTDTEDTSSSDDRGGSDSDCESIKTHESESDSSCCGDAETQDQFGVEAQTSGCTFELMQVSGYNSSSHVEWDSASTESMQSLLEISDSNYTESFANTSQSEFGFDDTSDSALDELKGKVTQISKHFVSTFLRDSIKHILEDWKTTKPANEGLIFHHLLQPNSCQYREGEEYCVLHHIQNGSYGDVFCVRDKTTRFKCAAKRIPLSHFSSEEVGTWSALNSPRVVELFGAVRDGLNIVLFMDLKPACLAQLLKEMTCLPEDLALHYLHQSLEALEHLHHRKVLHLDVKVDNVLLSADCRDTFLCDFGLSETLDDSGRSTKAFRGAGFPGTETHMAPEVARGDQLCAKADVWSSCCMLLHMLNGCQPWIRYYSHPLCLQIVNEPPPLWEVPSKCNNFTAKVFRAGLQKDPDRRATAKELRRKTTKALRAVGGLSPSSTETACEKLLQGRSQHKDRLRFSVPETPAALNKSSAAASAPGVLWVSPWRMMAVDEDSNDWTGGDSDRESEAETDSLNGEWDSHPKSLRDDYEAEWETGSESEVDIYMGEEEYIQEKVLKAEQDYEGDWEEGEDEEEEDEESDSSVSTEYLRTLRGLFPLLQKGQRTKDSLCGSETELEYLRDDVPVGTRIQTPSPEPRDDPPSCFSCSDTSQIDVLDKDSDHSSDDLSSGVFSSCNSHSEGHLEWLASAHRPSSCSFEGVDIWIENVQGECLRIRECRRVNVGHVAVGISDQVSGKGFTLEMLDRKPVSFEQEIKQSGLWLRCVPAPDRCQRWRWRVRDGKLELRD, encoded by the exons ATGCTTTCTGACGGTGACAAAGAGATGGCCATACCGCGCATGTTTAACTCCAACACACCGTTCATCATCGTCACCGGTGGGTCTGAACTCTCATTTCTGGGCAAAGACAACAGCAGCCAAGGCTGTGAGGAGGAGACGGACCCCCTGGTCAAAGCCATTGCCCCCCATCTGAGCCATGTGATGCAGCATGGCACCGCCAAACAAGTGGTCACGGAGGGGTTCGCGGAGAATCCCTGTGTGTCCATAGTCGCTCAGGCTGAGA GAGAAGATTTCCAGGAGTTCAGCCCTACCAGCATTCGCTGCCGCTACTTACGATCCCAGCTCCTCCAAAAGCACAG GTTTTTTAATGAGGACGCCACCCTCATGACTGacacagaagatgaagaaatggATGAAGCCAAACTTTTGTATCACCACTTTCAGAAAAAACATCGAAGGAAAACCAGAAACAGACAGAAGAGGCAGGAAGAAGGAGAGGAGCCTCCTGTTATCCAGGGTCTCTGGGTGCAAGAGATTGATTGGCTAAAGACGACATCATCTGCTGAGGTCATACCACCTCCTTCACAGTTTACCGACTCACTtccttgttgccatggtgacctGCTGCACTCTTGCATGTATGAAGTTTGCAGCTGCCCCGTTGACTGCGTCAAGGGGTCAGAGGAAGTGTCGCTGTGCAGATCGACAGATACAGAAGACACATCCAGCAGCGACGACCGAGGAGGCTCAGACTCTGACTGTGAATCAATTAAAACTCATGAAAGTGAGTCAGACTCATCTTGCTGTGGTGATGCTGAGACACAAGATCAGTTTGGAGTCGAAGCACAAACATCTGGTTGTACATTTGAGCTGATGCAGGTGTCGGGATATAACTCTTCCTCTCATGTAGAGTGGGATTCTGCCTCCACAGAGTCCATGCAAAGCCTGCTGGAAATTTCTGACTCTAATTATACTGAGAGCTTTGCGAACACATCTCAGAGTGAATTTGGCTTTGATGACACCAGTGACTCAGCACTCGATGAGCTGAAAGGCAAAGTGACGCAGATATCAAAACACTTTGTCTCCACGTTCCTCAGAGATTCGATAAAACACATTCTGGAAGACTGGAAGACCACAAAACCTGCCAACGAAGGACTCATATTTCATCAT TTACTGCAGCCCAACAGTTGTCAGTACAGGGAGGGAGAGGAGTACTGTGTTCTTCATCACATCCAGAACGGCTCGTACGGTGATGTGTTCTGTGTTCGGGACAAAACCACCAGATTCAAATGTGCTGCTAAGAGG ATTCCCCTGAGCCACTTCAGCAGTGAGGAGGTGGGTACGTGGAGTGCTCTGAACTCCCCTCGTGTGGTGGAGCTGTTCGGGGCTGTTCGGGATGGGCTGAACATTGTGCTCTTCATGGACCTGAAGCCAG CTTGCTTGGCCCAGCTTCTAAAGGAAATGACCTGCCTCCCTGAGGATCTGGCTTTGCACTACCTCCATCAGTCCCTGGAGGCGCTGGAACACTTGCACCACAGAAAGGTGCTACACTTGGATGTCAAAG TTGACAATGTGCTGCTGTCTGCAGACTGCAGAGACACATTCCTCTGTGACTTTGGTCTCTCAGAGACGTTGGATGACAGCGGAAGGAGCACTAAAGCATTCAGAG GAGCTGGGTTTCCTGGCACAGAGACCCACATGGCCCCAGAGGTAGCACGAGGGGATCAGCTTTGTGCCAAAGCAGATGTGTGGAGCAGCTGCTGCATGTTACTGCACATGCTCAATGGATGCCAGCCATGGATACGTTATTATTCCCATCCACTGTGTCTCCAG ATTGTCAACGAGCCTCCACCTCTGTGGGAGGTGCCGTCCAAGTGTAACAACTTTACAGCCAAAGTGTTTAGAGCCGGACTCCAGAAGGACCCAGATAGACGAGCAACAGCAAAGGagctcaggaggaaaaccaccaAAGCTCTCAGAGCAG TTGGAGGTCTGAGTCCTTCCTCCACTGAGACCGCCTGTGAGAAGCTGCTTCAAGGCCGAAGTCAGCACAAAGATCGCCTCCGTTTTTCAGTCCCCGAAACTCCTGCCGCCCTAAATAAATCATCAGCTGCTGCCTCGGCTCCAGGCGTGCTCTGGGTGAGCCCCTGGAGAATGATGGCAGTGGACGAGGACAGCAATGACTGGACGGGTGGAGACTCAGACCGAGAATCTGAAGCAGAGACAGATTCTTTAAACGGGGAATGGGACTCCCATCCAAAGTCACTGCGGGATGATTACGAAGCAGAGTGGGAGACCGGGTCTGAGTCAGAAGTTGATATATACATGGGAGAGGAAGAATACATTCAGGAGAAGGTGCTGAAAGCTGAACAAGACTATGAGGGAGAttgggaggagggggaggatgaagaggaggaggacgaggagAGTGATTCCTCTGTGTCTACAGAGTATCTTCGTACTCTCAGAGGCCTTTTCCCATTGCTGCAGAAGGGACAAAGGACAAAGGACAGCTTGTGTGGATCAGAGACAGAGCTGGAATACCTTAGAGATG ATGTCCCTGTAGGAACCAGAATCCAGACCCCCTCCCCAGAACCGCGAGATGACCCTCCGTCCTGTTTCAGCTGCTCTGACACATCACAGATAGATGTGTTAGACAAG GACTCGGACCATTCGTCTGATGACCTGAGCTCTGGCGTCTTTTCTTCCTGTAACAGTCACTCTGAGGGACACTTGGAGTGGCTGGCTTCAGCTCATCGGCCATCCTCATGCTCCTTTGAGG GTGTTGACATCTGGATTGAAAACGTTCAGGGGGAATGTTTGAGGATCCGAGAATGCCGACGGGTCAACGTGGGCCATGTTGCTGTAGGGATCAGTGATCAG GTCTCTGGGAAAGGCTTCACTCTGGAGATGCTGGACAGAAAACCTGTGTCCTTTGAACAGGAGATCAAACAGTCGGGCCTGTGGCTCCGCTGTGTTCCTGCTCCTGACAGATGTCAGCGCTGGAGGTGGAGGGTCAGAGATGGCAAGCTGGAACTCAGAGACTGA
- the LOC121632225 gene encoding uncharacterized protein LOC121632225 isoform X2, translating into MLSDGDKEMAIPRMFNSNTPFIIVTGGSELSFLGKDNSSQGCEEETDPLVKAIAPHLSHVMQHGTAKQVVTEGFAENPCVSIVAQAEREDFQEFSPTSIRCRYLRSQLLQKHRFFNEDATLMTDTEDEEMDEAKLLYHHFQKKHRRKTRNRQKRQEEGEEPPVIQGLWVQEIDWLKTTSSAEVIPPPSQFTDSLPCCHGDLLHSCMYEVCSCPVDCVKGSEEVSLCRSTDTEDTSSSDDRGGSDSDCESIKTHESESDSSCCGDAETQDQFGVEAQTSGCTFELMQVSGYNSSSHVEWDSASTESMQSLLEISDSNYTESFANTSQSEFGFDDTSDSALDELKGKVTQISKHFVSTFLRDSIKHILEDWKTTKPANEGLIFHHLLQPNSCQYREGEEYCVLHHIQNGSYGDVFCVRDKTTRFKCAAKRIPLSHFSSEEVGTWSALNSPRVVELFGAVRDGLNIVLFMDLKPACLAQLLKEMTCLPEDLALHYLHQSLEALEHLHHRKVLHLDVKDCRDTFLCDFGLSETLDDSGRSTKAFRGAGFPGTETHMAPEVARGDQLCAKADVWSSCCMLLHMLNGCQPWIRYYSHPLCLQIVNEPPPLWEVPSKCNNFTAKVFRAGLQKDPDRRATAKELRRKTTKALRAVGGLSPSSTETACEKLLQGRSQHKDRLRFSVPETPAALNKSSAAASAPGVLWVSPWRMMAVDEDSNDWTGGDSDRESEAETDSLNGEWDSHPKSLRDDYEAEWETGSESEVDIYMGEEEYIQEKVLKAEQDYEGDWEEGEDEEEEDEESDSSVSTEYLRTLRGLFPLLQKGQRTKDSLCGSETELEYLRDDVPVGTRIQTPSPEPRDDPPSCFSCSDTSQIDVLDKDSDHSSDDLSSGVFSSCNSHSEGHLEWLASAHRPSSCSFEGVDIWIENVQGECLRIRECRRVNVGHVAVGISDQVSGKGFTLEMLDRKPVSFEQEIKQSGLWLRCVPAPDRCQRWRWRVRDGKLELRD; encoded by the exons ATGCTTTCTGACGGTGACAAAGAGATGGCCATACCGCGCATGTTTAACTCCAACACACCGTTCATCATCGTCACCGGTGGGTCTGAACTCTCATTTCTGGGCAAAGACAACAGCAGCCAAGGCTGTGAGGAGGAGACGGACCCCCTGGTCAAAGCCATTGCCCCCCATCTGAGCCATGTGATGCAGCATGGCACCGCCAAACAAGTGGTCACGGAGGGGTTCGCGGAGAATCCCTGTGTGTCCATAGTCGCTCAGGCTGAGA GAGAAGATTTCCAGGAGTTCAGCCCTACCAGCATTCGCTGCCGCTACTTACGATCCCAGCTCCTCCAAAAGCACAG GTTTTTTAATGAGGACGCCACCCTCATGACTGacacagaagatgaagaaatggATGAAGCCAAACTTTTGTATCACCACTTTCAGAAAAAACATCGAAGGAAAACCAGAAACAGACAGAAGAGGCAGGAAGAAGGAGAGGAGCCTCCTGTTATCCAGGGTCTCTGGGTGCAAGAGATTGATTGGCTAAAGACGACATCATCTGCTGAGGTCATACCACCTCCTTCACAGTTTACCGACTCACTtccttgttgccatggtgacctGCTGCACTCTTGCATGTATGAAGTTTGCAGCTGCCCCGTTGACTGCGTCAAGGGGTCAGAGGAAGTGTCGCTGTGCAGATCGACAGATACAGAAGACACATCCAGCAGCGACGACCGAGGAGGCTCAGACTCTGACTGTGAATCAATTAAAACTCATGAAAGTGAGTCAGACTCATCTTGCTGTGGTGATGCTGAGACACAAGATCAGTTTGGAGTCGAAGCACAAACATCTGGTTGTACATTTGAGCTGATGCAGGTGTCGGGATATAACTCTTCCTCTCATGTAGAGTGGGATTCTGCCTCCACAGAGTCCATGCAAAGCCTGCTGGAAATTTCTGACTCTAATTATACTGAGAGCTTTGCGAACACATCTCAGAGTGAATTTGGCTTTGATGACACCAGTGACTCAGCACTCGATGAGCTGAAAGGCAAAGTGACGCAGATATCAAAACACTTTGTCTCCACGTTCCTCAGAGATTCGATAAAACACATTCTGGAAGACTGGAAGACCACAAAACCTGCCAACGAAGGACTCATATTTCATCAT TTACTGCAGCCCAACAGTTGTCAGTACAGGGAGGGAGAGGAGTACTGTGTTCTTCATCACATCCAGAACGGCTCGTACGGTGATGTGTTCTGTGTTCGGGACAAAACCACCAGATTCAAATGTGCTGCTAAGAGG ATTCCCCTGAGCCACTTCAGCAGTGAGGAGGTGGGTACGTGGAGTGCTCTGAACTCCCCTCGTGTGGTGGAGCTGTTCGGGGCTGTTCGGGATGGGCTGAACATTGTGCTCTTCATGGACCTGAAGCCAG CTTGCTTGGCCCAGCTTCTAAAGGAAATGACCTGCCTCCCTGAGGATCTGGCTTTGCACTACCTCCATCAGTCCCTGGAGGCGCTGGAACACTTGCACCACAGAAAGGTGCTACACTTGGATGTCAAAG ACTGCAGAGACACATTCCTCTGTGACTTTGGTCTCTCAGAGACGTTGGATGACAGCGGAAGGAGCACTAAAGCATTCAGAG GAGCTGGGTTTCCTGGCACAGAGACCCACATGGCCCCAGAGGTAGCACGAGGGGATCAGCTTTGTGCCAAAGCAGATGTGTGGAGCAGCTGCTGCATGTTACTGCACATGCTCAATGGATGCCAGCCATGGATACGTTATTATTCCCATCCACTGTGTCTCCAG ATTGTCAACGAGCCTCCACCTCTGTGGGAGGTGCCGTCCAAGTGTAACAACTTTACAGCCAAAGTGTTTAGAGCCGGACTCCAGAAGGACCCAGATAGACGAGCAACAGCAAAGGagctcaggaggaaaaccaccaAAGCTCTCAGAGCAG TTGGAGGTCTGAGTCCTTCCTCCACTGAGACCGCCTGTGAGAAGCTGCTTCAAGGCCGAAGTCAGCACAAAGATCGCCTCCGTTTTTCAGTCCCCGAAACTCCTGCCGCCCTAAATAAATCATCAGCTGCTGCCTCGGCTCCAGGCGTGCTCTGGGTGAGCCCCTGGAGAATGATGGCAGTGGACGAGGACAGCAATGACTGGACGGGTGGAGACTCAGACCGAGAATCTGAAGCAGAGACAGATTCTTTAAACGGGGAATGGGACTCCCATCCAAAGTCACTGCGGGATGATTACGAAGCAGAGTGGGAGACCGGGTCTGAGTCAGAAGTTGATATATACATGGGAGAGGAAGAATACATTCAGGAGAAGGTGCTGAAAGCTGAACAAGACTATGAGGGAGAttgggaggagggggaggatgaagaggaggaggacgaggagAGTGATTCCTCTGTGTCTACAGAGTATCTTCGTACTCTCAGAGGCCTTTTCCCATTGCTGCAGAAGGGACAAAGGACAAAGGACAGCTTGTGTGGATCAGAGACAGAGCTGGAATACCTTAGAGATG ATGTCCCTGTAGGAACCAGAATCCAGACCCCCTCCCCAGAACCGCGAGATGACCCTCCGTCCTGTTTCAGCTGCTCTGACACATCACAGATAGATGTGTTAGACAAG GACTCGGACCATTCGTCTGATGACCTGAGCTCTGGCGTCTTTTCTTCCTGTAACAGTCACTCTGAGGGACACTTGGAGTGGCTGGCTTCAGCTCATCGGCCATCCTCATGCTCCTTTGAGG GTGTTGACATCTGGATTGAAAACGTTCAGGGGGAATGTTTGAGGATCCGAGAATGCCGACGGGTCAACGTGGGCCATGTTGCTGTAGGGATCAGTGATCAG GTCTCTGGGAAAGGCTTCACTCTGGAGATGCTGGACAGAAAACCTGTGTCCTTTGAACAGGAGATCAAACAGTCGGGCCTGTGGCTCCGCTGTGTTCCTGCTCCTGACAGATGTCAGCGCTGGAGGTGGAGGGTCAGAGATGGCAAGCTGGAACTCAGAGACTGA